In Pseudomonas sp. MM213, a genomic segment contains:
- a CDS encoding HAD-IA family hydrolase, producing the protein MNAPLKEFGPIKAVIFDMDGLLLDTEGIYTEVTSMIAERYGRTFDWSVKQNIIGRGAGDLARYVVEALDLPITAEEFLVIREPLMRERFPTALAMPGAEELVRHLKANNIPIAVGTSSSRLSFGQKTTLHRDWFALFDFVVTADDPEVGAAKPAPDIFLTAARRLGVAPGDCLVFEDSPFGVTAAKAAGMTAIAIPDAAMADEKYAHADGILRTLKAFKPSACGLPALEWS; encoded by the coding sequence ATGAATGCACCGCTGAAAGAGTTCGGCCCGATCAAAGCCGTGATTTTCGACATGGACGGCTTGCTGCTGGACACCGAGGGCATTTACACCGAAGTCACGTCGATGATTGCCGAGCGATATGGCCGGACCTTCGACTGGAGTGTCAAACAGAACATCATCGGCCGTGGTGCGGGTGATCTGGCGCGTTATGTGGTTGAAGCGCTGGACCTGCCGATTACCGCCGAGGAGTTCCTGGTGATCCGCGAGCCGCTGATGCGCGAGCGTTTTCCCACTGCGCTGGCGATGCCCGGTGCCGAGGAGCTGGTGCGGCACTTGAAGGCCAACAACATTCCGATCGCGGTGGGCACCAGTTCGTCGCGTCTGTCGTTCGGCCAGAAAACCACATTGCACCGTGACTGGTTTGCGCTGTTCGACTTCGTCGTGACAGCCGATGACCCGGAAGTCGGTGCGGCCAAACCGGCGCCGGACATCTTCCTCACCGCAGCGCGACGCCTGGGCGTGGCGCCCGGGGATTGCCTGGTGTTCGAAGATTCGCCGTTCGGCGTGACTGCGGCGAAAGCGGCGGGGATGACGGCGATTGCGATTCCCGACGCCGCGATGGCCGACGAAAAATACGCACACGCCGATGGCATTCTTCGTACGTTGAAAGCGTTCAAGCCGAGTGCGTGCGGTTTGCCGGCGCTTGAGTGGTCTTAA
- a CDS encoding 3-oxoacyl-ACP reductase family protein: MTTQNLSGKVALIQGGSRGIGAAIVKRLAAEGATVAFTYVSSTAKAEELQNSLTANGGKALAIKADSADAEAIRDAVSATVKAFGRLDILVNNAGVLAVAPLEDFKLEDFDQTLAINVRSVFIATQAAAKHMTEGGRIINIGSTNADRMPFAGGGPYAMSKAALVGLTKGLARDLGPRGITINNVQPGPVDTDMNPASGDFAESLIPLMAVGRYGKAEEIASFVAYLAGPEAGYITGASLTIDGGFGA, encoded by the coding sequence ATGACTACTCAGAACCTCAGCGGCAAAGTGGCTTTGATTCAAGGCGGGTCCCGCGGCATCGGCGCGGCCATCGTCAAACGCCTGGCCGCTGAAGGCGCGACGGTTGCCTTCACCTACGTAAGCTCCACGGCCAAGGCCGAAGAACTGCAGAACAGCCTCACCGCCAACGGCGGCAAAGCACTGGCCATCAAGGCTGACAGTGCCGACGCCGAGGCGATTCGCGATGCGGTGAGCGCCACCGTCAAAGCCTTCGGTCGCCTGGACATCCTGGTCAACAACGCTGGCGTGCTGGCCGTTGCCCCGCTGGAAGATTTCAAACTCGAAGACTTCGACCAGACGTTGGCGATCAACGTACGCAGCGTGTTCATCGCCACCCAGGCCGCCGCGAAACACATGACCGAAGGCGGTCGCATCATCAACATCGGCAGCACCAACGCCGACCGCATGCCCTTCGCCGGCGGTGGCCCGTACGCGATGAGCAAAGCGGCACTGGTCGGTCTGACCAAAGGTCTGGCACGCGACCTTGGGCCACGGGGCATCACCATCAATAACGTGCAACCGGGCCCGGTCGACACCGACATGAACCCGGCCAGCGGCGACTTCGCCGAAAGCCTGATCCCGCTGATGGCTGTGGGTCGTTATGGTAAAGCTGAAGAAATCGCCAGCTTCGTCGCCTACCTTGCAGGCCCGGAAGCCGGGTACATCACCGGTGCCAGCCTGACCATCGACGGTGGTTTCGGCGCCTGA
- a CDS encoding LysR family transcriptional regulator, whose translation METFISIECFVRSAEVGSFAEAARRLSLTPAAVGKSVAKLEARLGVRLFQRSTRSLTLTEAGHLFLGEVSSSLHTIQNAVANLASAEGRPAGTLKVSMGTVFGRLYVVPLLGEFLRRFPAINPDWHFDNRQVDLIAQGFDAAIGGGFELPQGVVARKLTPAHRVLVASAEYLAGREVVVEPDDLKHHDGILIRSPQTGRVRSWQLTSRTQQHSPLTLKARMTMSDSEAACATAVQGLGIALVSMPFASGYLETGTLQRVLPDWFVDDGNISIYYAEHKLLPGKTRAFVDFIIEQFAEQGLASRFSAV comes from the coding sequence ATGGAAACCTTCATCAGTATCGAATGCTTCGTGCGCAGCGCCGAAGTCGGCAGCTTTGCCGAGGCCGCGCGACGCCTGAGCCTGACCCCGGCGGCGGTGGGCAAGAGTGTGGCAAAGCTTGAGGCGCGGCTCGGTGTGCGGCTGTTTCAGCGCAGCACCCGTAGCCTGACGCTGACCGAGGCCGGCCATCTGTTTCTCGGCGAAGTCAGTTCCAGCCTGCACACGATCCAGAATGCCGTGGCCAATCTCGCGAGCGCCGAAGGACGTCCGGCGGGAACTTTGAAAGTCAGCATGGGCACGGTGTTCGGACGGTTGTATGTGGTGCCGTTGCTGGGCGAGTTTCTGAGGCGGTTTCCGGCAATCAATCCGGACTGGCATTTTGATAACCGCCAGGTCGATCTGATTGCACAAGGGTTCGATGCCGCGATTGGCGGTGGATTCGAGCTGCCGCAGGGCGTGGTCGCGCGCAAGCTGACACCGGCGCATCGGGTGTTGGTGGCGTCAGCCGAATATCTGGCGGGGCGCGAGGTGGTCGTTGAACCGGATGATCTCAAGCATCACGACGGGATTCTGATTCGGTCGCCGCAGACGGGGCGAGTGCGGTCCTGGCAATTGACCAGCCGCACCCAGCAACACAGCCCTTTGACGCTAAAGGCGCGGATGACCATGAGCGATTCTGAAGCGGCATGTGCGACAGCGGTTCAGGGGTTGGGGATCGCGTTGGTGAGCATGCCGTTCGCTTCGGGTTATCTGGAAACCGGGACGTTGCAGCGGGTATTGCCGGACTGGTTTGTCGACGATGGCAACATTTCCATTTACTACGCTGAGCACAAATTGTTGCCGGGCAAGACCCGGGCGTTTGTGGATTTCATCATTGAGCAGTTTGCGGAGCAGGGGTTGGCATCGCGGTTTAGTGCGGTTTGA
- a CDS encoding aspartate/glutamate racemase family protein, translating to MRILVVNVNTTESITQAIARSAQAVAAPGTEIIGLTPHFGADSIEGNFESYLAAIAVMDRVMSYDQPFDAVIQAGYGEHGREGLQELLNVPVVDITDAAASTAMFLGHAYSVVTTLDRTVPLIEDRLKLSGLWDRCASVRASGLAVLELESDPQRALEAIVRQAELAVLEDKAEVICLGCGGMAGLDEQIRQRTGVPVVDGVTAAVTIAESLVRLGLSTSKVRTYATPRPKHIIGWPGRFGR from the coding sequence ATGCGAATTCTCGTGGTCAACGTCAACACCACCGAATCCATAACCCAGGCCATCGCCCGTTCGGCTCAAGCCGTGGCCGCGCCTGGCACCGAAATCATCGGCCTGACACCGCACTTCGGCGCCGACTCCATCGAAGGCAATTTCGAAAGCTACCTGGCTGCCATCGCCGTGATGGATCGAGTGATGTCCTACGATCAACCCTTCGATGCGGTGATTCAGGCCGGTTACGGCGAGCACGGTCGCGAAGGGTTGCAGGAACTGCTCAACGTACCGGTGGTGGACATCACCGACGCTGCCGCCAGCACGGCGATGTTCCTCGGTCATGCCTATTCGGTGGTCACTACGCTGGACCGTACCGTGCCGTTGATCGAGGATCGGCTGAAACTCTCAGGGCTGTGGGACCGTTGCGCATCCGTGCGGGCCAGTGGCCTGGCGGTGCTGGAACTGGAATCCGATCCGCAACGGGCGCTTGAGGCGATTGTTCGTCAGGCGGAATTGGCAGTACTGGAGGACAAGGCCGAGGTGATTTGCCTCGGTTGCGGCGGGATGGCCGGGCTGGACGAGCAGATTCGTCAGCGCACCGGGGTGCCAGTGGTGGATGGCGTGACGGCGGCGGTGACGATTGCCGAGTCGCTGGTGCGATTAGGGTTGTCGACGTCGAAGGTAAGGACGTATGCGACGCCTCGACCGAAACACATCATTGGCTGGCCTGGGCGGTTTGGGCGGTAG
- a CDS encoding NCS1 family nucleobase:cation symporter-1: MRTSLSNNNIALDLPSSSPVQTFQDPVVLSPRLHNKDLAPTKAEGRRWGRYSIFALWTNDVHNIANYSFAIGLYALGLGGWQILLSLGIGAALVYCFMNLSGYMGQKTGVPFPVISRISFGIHGAQIPALIRAVIAIAWFGIQTYLASVVFRVLLTAVHPGFADYDHNSILGLSSLGWVCFVAIWLVQLAILAYGMEMVRRYEAFAGPVILLTVAALAAWMYTQANATIAWSIREPLTGGEMWRNIFAGGALWLAIYGTLILNFCDFARSSPCRKTIKVGNFWGLPVNILVFAGITVLLCGAQFQINGRIIESPTEIIASIPNTFFLVLGCLAFLIVTVAVNIMANFVAPAFVLSNLAPKYLTFRRAGLISATIAVLILPWNLYNSPLVIVYFLSGLGALLGPLYGVIMVDYWLVRKGQINVPQLYSEDPDGAYYYSRGVNLRAVAAFIPAALIAIVLALVPGFHLVSPFSWLIGAGIAGMLYLIIAKRQPHYADVSGEAIAVDNVSH; encoded by the coding sequence ATGCGTACTAGCCTCTCCAATAACAACATCGCGCTGGATCTGCCCTCCTCTTCCCCCGTTCAAACGTTTCAAGACCCCGTGGTGCTCAGCCCGCGCCTGCACAACAAAGACCTGGCACCGACCAAGGCCGAAGGCCGGCGCTGGGGCCGTTACAGCATTTTTGCCCTATGGACCAACGACGTTCACAACATCGCCAACTACTCCTTCGCCATCGGACTGTATGCGTTAGGTCTGGGCGGCTGGCAGATTCTGTTGTCGCTCGGGATCGGCGCGGCGCTGGTGTATTGCTTCATGAACCTCTCCGGCTACATGGGCCAGAAAACCGGTGTGCCGTTTCCGGTCATCAGCCGGATCAGTTTCGGTATCCATGGGGCGCAAATTCCTGCATTGATCCGCGCCGTTATCGCCATCGCCTGGTTCGGTATTCAGACGTACCTCGCCTCGGTGGTGTTTCGCGTGCTGCTGACGGCGGTGCATCCGGGATTCGCCGACTACGACCACAACTCGATACTCGGTCTGTCGAGCCTGGGCTGGGTGTGTTTCGTCGCGATCTGGCTGGTACAACTGGCGATTCTTGCCTACGGCATGGAGATGGTGCGGCGCTATGAAGCGTTCGCCGGTCCGGTGATTCTGCTGACCGTCGCCGCCCTGGCCGCCTGGATGTACACCCAGGCCAACGCGACCATCGCGTGGTCGATCCGTGAGCCGCTCACTGGCGGCGAGATGTGGCGCAACATCTTTGCCGGTGGCGCGTTGTGGCTGGCGATCTACGGCACACTGATCCTCAACTTCTGCGACTTCGCCCGCTCTTCGCCGTGCCGCAAGACGATCAAGGTCGGAAATTTCTGGGGCCTGCCGGTGAATATTCTGGTGTTCGCCGGCATCACCGTCCTGCTCTGCGGTGCGCAATTTCAGATCAATGGCCGGATCATCGAAAGCCCGACGGAAATCATCGCGTCGATCCCCAATACCTTCTTCCTGGTCCTCGGTTGCCTGGCCTTCCTCATCGTCACCGTGGCGGTGAACATCATGGCCAACTTCGTCGCCCCGGCCTTCGTGCTGAGCAACCTGGCACCGAAATACCTGACCTTTCGCCGCGCCGGGCTGATCAGCGCGACCATCGCCGTGCTGATCCTGCCGTGGAACCTCTACAACAGCCCGTTGGTGATCGTGTATTTCCTGTCCGGCCTCGGCGCCCTGCTCGGCCCGTTGTACGGGGTGATCATGGTCGACTACTGGCTTGTACGAAAAGGTCAGATCAACGTGCCGCAGTTGTACAGCGAAGACCCCGACGGCGCTTATTACTACAGCCGTGGCGTCAATTTACGTGCGGTCGCGGCGTTCATTCCTGCGGCGCTGATTGCCATCGTCCTGGCGCTGGTGCCGGGTTTCCATCTCGTATCGCCGTTCTCCTGGCTGATTGGTGCCGGGATCGCCGGAATGCTGTACCTGATCATCGCCAAGCGGCAGCCGCACTACGCGGATGTCAGCGGCGAAGCCATCGCGGTCGATAACGTCAGCCATTAA
- a CDS encoding phosphoadenylyl-sulfate reductase, giving the protein MSPSFDVVELATTYANKSAQDILKLAFAEFGDDLWISFSGAEDVVLVDMAWKLNKNVKVFSLDTGRLHPETYRFIDQVREHYKIDIELVSPDYTKLEPFVKEKGLFSFYKDGHGECCGIRKIEPLRRKLSGVTAWATGQRRDQSPGTRSAVAVLEIDTAFSTPERTLYKFNPLAQMTSEEIWGYIRMLELPYNSLHERGFISIGCEPCTRPVLPNQHEREGRWWWEEATQKECGLHAGNIISKSKA; this is encoded by the coding sequence ATGAGCCCATCGTTCGATGTCGTGGAACTCGCCACGACCTATGCCAACAAATCCGCCCAGGACATCCTGAAACTCGCGTTTGCCGAGTTCGGCGATGACCTGTGGATATCTTTCAGCGGCGCCGAAGACGTGGTGCTGGTAGACATGGCCTGGAAGCTGAACAAGAACGTCAAAGTGTTCAGCCTCGACACCGGCCGCCTGCACCCCGAGACCTACCGCTTCATCGATCAAGTGCGCGAGCACTACAAGATCGACATCGAACTGGTGTCGCCGGACTACACGAAACTCGAACCGTTCGTGAAGGAAAAAGGCCTGTTCAGCTTCTACAAGGACGGCCATGGCGAGTGCTGCGGTATCCGCAAGATCGAGCCGTTGCGCCGCAAGCTTTCGGGCGTGACCGCCTGGGCCACCGGCCAGCGTCGGGACCAGAGCCCTGGCACCCGTAGCGCCGTTGCGGTGCTGGAAATCGACACCGCCTTCTCCACCCCGGAACGCACCCTGTACAAATTCAATCCGTTGGCGCAAATGACCAGCGAAGAGATCTGGGGCTACATCCGCATGCTCGAGCTGCCGTATAACAGCCTGCATGAACGCGGCTTCATCAGCATCGGCTGCGAACCGTGCACCCGCCCGGTGCTGCCGAACCAGCACGAGCGTGAAGGTCGCTGGTGGTGGGAAGAGGCGACGCAGAAAGAATGCGGGTTGCATGCGGGGAATATCATCAGCAAGTCAAAAGCCTGA
- the thrH gene encoding bifunctional phosphoserine phosphatase/homoserine phosphotransferase ThrH, whose product MEIACLDLEGVLVPEIWIAFAEKTGIESLRATTRDIPDYDVLMKQRLRILDEHGLKLTDIQEVIATLKPLDGAIEFVNWLRERFQVVILSDTFYEFSQPLMRQLGFPTLLCHRLITDDAGRVTSYQLRQKDPKRQSVLAFKSLYYRVIAAGDSYNDTTMLGEADAGILFHAPDNVIREFPQFPAVHTFEDLKQEFIKASNRALSL is encoded by the coding sequence GTGGAAATTGCCTGTCTGGATCTTGAAGGTGTGCTGGTCCCGGAAATCTGGATCGCCTTCGCCGAAAAAACCGGAATCGAATCCCTCAGGGCCACCACTCGGGATATTCCCGACTACGACGTGCTGATGAAGCAGCGCCTGCGGATTCTCGATGAGCATGGCCTGAAACTCACCGACATCCAGGAAGTGATCGCCACGTTGAAGCCGCTGGACGGCGCCATCGAGTTCGTCAACTGGCTGCGTGAGCGCTTTCAGGTGGTGATTCTGTCGGACACGTTCTACGAGTTCTCCCAACCGCTGATGCGCCAATTGGGTTTCCCGACCTTGCTCTGCCATCGCCTGATTACCGACGATGCCGGGCGGGTGACGAGCTACCAGTTACGTCAGAAAGATCCGAAGCGTCAGTCGGTTCTGGCGTTCAAGAGTCTTTACTACCGGGTGATTGCGGCGGGGGATTCCTACAACGACACCACGATGCTGGGCGAGGCGGATGCGGGGATTCTGTTCCATGCGCCGGATAACGTGATTCGCGAGTTCCCGCAATTCCCGGCGGTGCATACGTTTGAGGACTTGAAGCAGGAGTTCATCAAGGCTTCGAATCGGGCGTTGAGCCTGTAA
- the pabB gene encoding aminodeoxychorismate synthase component I, translated as MLTCSVHPLPYRANPAEYFAAIRHAPGAVLLDSGRPTADRGRYDLLSAWPLEQLAVMPDESGGDFLQRLRDNLTRLGEAALAPDLPFAGGLIGYLSYDFGRHLENLPSQAQDDLQLPDARFGLYDWALISDHQRMTSQLVFHPSLIDSERQRLITLFSHPVAETIESFKLKAPMSADLSADDYRQAIERIQQYIQAGDCYQVNFAQRFRAECQGDPWAAYCALRAACPTPFSGFQRLPDGGAVLSLSPERFVKVSDRHVETRPIKGTRPRGQNAAEDAANAAELLASPKDRAENLMIVDLLRNDLGRTCRIGSVRVPELFSLESYPNVHHLVSSVTGELADDRDALDLIAGSFPGGSITGAPKIRAMQIIDELEPTRRGLYCGSLLYLDVRGEMDSSIAIRSLLVKDGQVCCWGGGGIVADSQWQAEYQESITKVKVLLDTLQNL; from the coding sequence ATGCTGACCTGTTCCGTACATCCGCTCCCCTATCGCGCCAACCCCGCCGAGTACTTCGCGGCGATCCGTCATGCCCCCGGCGCCGTGCTGCTCGACAGTGGCCGGCCAACGGCTGATCGCGGGCGTTATGACCTGCTCAGTGCCTGGCCACTGGAACAACTGGCGGTAATGCCTGACGAAAGCGGTGGCGATTTCCTGCAACGCCTTCGCGACAATCTGACACGACTCGGTGAGGCGGCGCTGGCACCTGACCTGCCCTTCGCCGGTGGCCTGATCGGCTACCTGAGCTACGATTTCGGCCGTCACCTGGAAAACCTGCCGAGCCAGGCACAGGACGATCTGCAATTGCCGGATGCGCGTTTCGGGCTCTACGACTGGGCTCTGATCAGCGATCACCAACGGATGACCAGTCAGCTGGTGTTCCACCCGTCGCTGATCGACAGCGAACGTCAGCGCCTGATCACGCTGTTCAGTCATCCCGTGGCTGAAACGATCGAATCGTTCAAGCTCAAGGCACCGATGAGCGCCGACCTGAGCGCTGATGACTATCGCCAGGCGATAGAACGTATTCAGCAATACATTCAGGCCGGTGACTGCTACCAGGTCAACTTTGCCCAGCGCTTCCGCGCCGAGTGCCAAGGTGATCCGTGGGCCGCGTACTGCGCGTTGCGCGCGGCGTGCCCGACGCCATTCTCCGGTTTCCAGCGCCTGCCCGACGGTGGCGCAGTACTGAGCCTGTCGCCGGAGCGCTTCGTCAAAGTCAGCGACCGCCACGTGGAGACCCGTCCGATCAAGGGCACTCGCCCTCGTGGTCAGAACGCAGCCGAAGATGCGGCGAACGCCGCCGAACTCCTGGCCAGCCCCAAGGATCGCGCAGAAAACCTGATGATCGTCGACCTGCTGCGCAATGACCTTGGCCGTACGTGCCGCATTGGCTCGGTGCGGGTGCCGGAGTTGTTCAGTCTCGAAAGCTATCCGAATGTGCATCACTTGGTGAGCAGCGTGACCGGCGAACTGGCGGATGACCGGGATGCGCTGGACCTGATCGCTGGCAGCTTCCCCGGCGGTTCGATTACCGGGGCGCCGAAGATTCGCGCGATGCAGATCATTGATGAACTGGAGCCGACCCGACGCGGTTTGTACTGTGGTTCGTTGCTGTATCTGGATGTGCGCGGCGAGATGGACAGTTCAATCGCGATCCGCAGCTTGCTGGTCAAGGATGGGCAGGTGTGTTGCTGGGGCGGCGGCGGGATCGTTGCGGATTCGCAGTGGCAGGCCGAGTATCAGGAGTCGATCACCAAGGTGAAGGTGTTGCTCGATACCCTGCAAAACCTGTAG
- a CDS encoding alpha-L-glutamate ligase-like protein — MFGFWKTWKALEARGIMGINRRNADYVLKYNKRSLYPIVDDKIITKERAIAAGIHVPELYGVISTEKEIDNLDEIIGGRSDFVIKPAQGAGGDGIIVIADRFEGRYRTVSGKIISHEEIEHHVSSILTGLYSLGGHRDRALIEYRVIPDQIFKSISYEGVPDIRIIVLMGYPVMAMLRLPTRQSGGKANLHQGAIGVGVDLATGLTLRGTWLNNIIAKHPDTTNAVDGVQLPYWDGFMKLAAGCYELCGLGYIGVDMVLDQEKGPLILELNARPGLNIQIANDCGLTLRTHAVEARLEELKARGITETVEERMAFVQEMFGHIPAVEG; from the coding sequence ATGTTCGGCTTCTGGAAGACCTGGAAAGCCCTGGAAGCCCGGGGCATCATGGGGATCAATCGGCGCAACGCGGACTACGTGCTCAAGTACAACAAGCGCAGCCTGTACCCGATTGTCGATGACAAGATCATCACCAAGGAGCGCGCCATCGCCGCCGGCATTCATGTGCCGGAACTGTATGGCGTGATTTCCACCGAGAAGGAAATCGACAACCTCGACGAAATCATCGGCGGGCGCAGCGATTTCGTGATCAAACCGGCCCAGGGCGCCGGTGGCGACGGCATCATTGTCATTGCCGACCGCTTCGAGGGGCGTTATCGCACGGTGTCCGGCAAGATCATCAGCCATGAGGAAATCGAGCACCATGTCTCCAGCATCCTCACCGGCCTGTATTCGCTGGGCGGCCATCGTGACCGTGCACTGATCGAATACCGCGTGATCCCAGACCAGATCTTCAAAAGCATCAGCTACGAAGGCGTGCCGGACATTCGCATCATCGTGTTGATGGGCTATCCGGTCATGGCGATGTTGCGCTTGCCGACACGCCAGTCCGGCGGCAAGGCCAACCTTCACCAGGGCGCCATCGGCGTCGGTGTCGACCTCGCCACCGGCCTGACCCTGCGCGGCACCTGGCTGAACAACATCATCGCCAAGCACCCGGACACCACCAACGCGGTGGACGGTGTGCAACTGCCCTACTGGGACGGCTTCATGAAACTCGCGGCCGGCTGTTACGAGCTGTGCGGACTGGGTTACATCGGGGTCGACATGGTGCTGGACCAGGAGAAAGGCCCGCTGATTCTTGAGCTGAATGCCCGGCCGGGGTTGAACATCCAGATCGCCAATGATTGCGGCCTGACGTTGCGCACCCATGCGGTCGAGGCGCGGCTGGAAGAGTTGAAAGCACGCGGGATTACCGAGACCGTCGAGGAACGCATGGCGTTTGTGCAGGAGATGTTCGGGCATATTCCTGCGGTTGAGGGTTGA
- the rloB gene encoding osmotic stress tolerance membrane protein RloB, whose product MRSLTLHLKMLIAILVVLGISVTAYQIFVLGIPVTEDATDDLWNIDAKVEFVASAKDPVKIQMFVPPLSRDFVSLNESFISNNYGVAVNRIDGNRKVTWSARRAKGNQTLYYRLVLTKRYTGEKSKVKGPTFRDSIAVEGAEKVAAEALLAPIRQHSADVETFIGEAIKRVNNVNDDNVKLLLGGDPSSGHKAKIVELVLSIAHVPVEKVHTIRLVADQPQTPELWLRSFNGTDWLYFNPETGEQGLPTDRLLWWTGDENLITVDGGKKATVTFSMNNSEMNAIRLAKLTDENTDANFLEYSLYGLPLQTQQTFMIMVMIPIGVLVILILRNLIGLQTLGTFTPVLIALAFRETQLGFGIVLFTIITALGLSLRSYLEHLKLQMLPRLSVVLTFVVVLIAAISLFSHKLGLERGLSVALFPMVILTMTIERLSITWEERGSGHAMKVAIGTLFAASLAHLIMSVPELVYFVFTFPAILLILVGFMLAMGRYRGYRLTELVRFKAFLKKADA is encoded by the coding sequence ATGCGCTCTCTTACCCTCCATCTGAAAATGCTGATCGCCATCCTGGTGGTGCTGGGCATTTCAGTTACGGCCTATCAGATCTTCGTGCTCGGCATTCCCGTGACCGAAGACGCCACCGACGACTTGTGGAACATCGACGCCAAGGTCGAGTTCGTCGCCAGTGCCAAAGACCCGGTCAAGATCCAGATGTTCGTGCCACCGCTGAGCCGTGATTTCGTCAGCCTCAACGAAAGCTTCATCTCCAATAATTATGGCGTGGCCGTGAACCGTATCGACGGTAACCGCAAGGTGACCTGGTCGGCACGCCGGGCCAAAGGCAACCAGACCCTTTATTACCGTCTGGTGCTGACCAAGCGCTACACCGGTGAAAAATCCAAGGTCAAAGGCCCGACCTTCCGCGACAGCATCGCCGTCGAAGGCGCGGAAAAAGTTGCCGCTGAAGCCTTGCTCGCGCCGATCCGCCAGCACTCGGCTGACGTCGAAACCTTCATCGGCGAAGCGATCAAGCGGGTCAACAACGTCAACGACGACAACGTGAAGCTGTTGCTGGGCGGCGATCCGTCCAGCGGGCACAAGGCCAAAATCGTTGAACTGGTCCTGTCCATCGCCCACGTGCCGGTGGAAAAGGTCCACACCATCCGCCTCGTGGCCGACCAGCCGCAAACCCCGGAACTCTGGCTGCGCAGCTTCAACGGCACCGACTGGCTGTATTTCAACCCGGAAACCGGCGAGCAAGGCCTGCCGACCGACCGCCTGTTGTGGTGGACCGGTGACGAAAACCTGATCACCGTCGATGGCGGCAAGAAAGCCACCGTCACCTTCAGCATGAACAACAGCGAAATGAACGCCATTCGCCTGGCCAAGCTGACCGACGAAAATACCGACGCCAATTTCCTCGAATACTCGCTGTACGGCCTGCCGCTGCAAACCCAGCAGACTTTCATGATCATGGTGATGATCCCGATCGGCGTGCTGGTGATCCTGATCCTGCGCAACCTGATCGGCTTGCAGACCCTCGGCACCTTTACCCCGGTGCTGATCGCCCTCGCCTTCCGCGAAACCCAGCTCGGGTTCGGCATCGTGCTGTTCACCATCATCACGGCGCTGGGGCTGTCGTTGCGCTCCTACCTTGAACACCTGAAGCTGCAAATGCTGCCGAGGTTGTCGGTGGTGCTGACCTTCGTAGTGGTGCTAATCGCGGCGATCAGCCTGTTCAGCCACAAGCTGGGCCTGGAACGCGGGTTGTCCGTGGCGCTGTTCCCGATGGTGATTCTGACCATGACCATCGAACGCCTGTCGATCACCTGGGAAGAACGCGGCTCCGGGCATGCGATGAAAGTGGCTATCGGCACGTTGTTCGCTGCGTCCCTGGCGCACCTGATCATGAGCGTGCCGGAGCTGGTTTACTTCGTGTTCACCTTCCCGGCAATCCTGCTGATCCTGGTGGGCTTCATGCTGGCGATGGGTCGTTATCGCGGCTACCGCCTGACCGAACTGGTGCGTTTCAAGGCTTTCCTGAAGAAGGCTGACGCCTGA
- the rloA gene encoding retropepsin-like aspartic peptidase RloA, with protein sequence MRLKPFPTFLYLLCLPGVAAAGEKTVYGLNEYASLDGINLEVAAKLDTGAKTASLSARDIKRFKRNGESWVRFYLAIDAAHSHPIERPLARVSKIKRRAGDYDPEEGKKYTARPVIELDICMGSALRSIEVNLTDRSAFQYPLLIGSEALKRFDALVDPSLKYAAGKPACATDAHTAE encoded by the coding sequence ATGAGACTCAAGCCCTTCCCCACCTTCCTTTATCTGCTTTGCCTGCCCGGTGTCGCCGCGGCGGGGGAAAAAACCGTGTACGGCCTCAACGAGTACGCCTCGCTGGACGGCATCAATCTGGAAGTCGCGGCCAAACTCGACACCGGGGCGAAAACCGCCTCCCTGAGTGCCCGCGACATCAAACGCTTCAAACGCAATGGCGAGTCCTGGGTGCGCTTCTATCTGGCGATCGACGCCGCGCACTCGCACCCGATCGAACGACCACTGGCCCGCGTCAGCAAGATCAAGCGCCGTGCCGGCGACTACGATCCGGAAGAAGGCAAGAAGTACACCGCCCGTCCGGTGATCGAGCTGGATATCTGCATGGGCTCGGCGTTACGCAGTATCGAAGTGAACCTTACCGACCGCAGCGCTTTCCAATACCCGCTCCTGATCGGCTCCGAAGCGCTCAAGCGCTTTGATGCGCTGGTCGACCCCAGTCTTAAATACGCTGCTGGCAAACCCGCCTGCGCCACCGACGCTCATACCGCAGAGTAA